Proteins encoded by one window of Actinocorallia herbida:
- a CDS encoding AMP-binding protein, producing MAGVTSLFKAPAPKDLARFGTRLARGLTATAQNVLEVARFGGLRTDEQASPHEIAAEQRVYRLRRYFPEAMGDRPVVLLVPPLMLTAEIYDIAPTASAVGVLHDLGVDPWVVDFGHPEDEPGGLQRDISDHVLAISDAIDRIQEITGRDVHLGGYSQGGMFAYQTAAYRRSQGIESLITFGSPADLDAANPFGVPTWVPRQPFVDLLGSLPDLSIPGWVTRVGFQVLSPTKSVRNRLEFLLQLHDREILAPRERQRRFMQGEGWVAWPGPALAEFLRQFVAHNRMLRGGFVIGDRLSSLADITCPVLAFVGEVDEIAPTAMVRGIVRAAPRAEVYEAAQRTGHFGLVAGSHAAGTTWPIVASWVHWRSGEGMIPKEIGPVRDEEQGMRGKVGYGLELAVQVGTGAVRSAAGTLATAVHALVGLGEEAAELLPRLRRLERIEPDTRMSFGLLLDEQARKRPDEVLFLYEDRAHTRIAAERRIDAVVRGLLSLGVRQGEHVGVLMANRPSALALVAALSRLGAVAVMLRPGGDLALEMALGQVRRVVADPEHAGLVDGAEVFLLGGAERGLDDTEIAADLDKLETDLVEVPGWYRPNPGRAGDLAFILFGGDGKDTKATRVTNRRWALSAFGTASSAALSPADTVYSLAPISHPSTLLMSIGGAIAGGARIALASGYDPATFWDEARRYGVTVASYTWTLLHGLVEAPPHPGERHHSVRLFIGSGMPRGLWRRLETRLAPARVLEFYAATSGEAIMVNLTGKKQGAVGRPLPGSAPVRIARYDVERQELVSGSDGFVAECGPDETGLLLAAGDSSPDPLRGVFEPGDSWIATGDLFQRDADGDHWMVGRTAEVARTAAGPIPCGLIRDTIGDVPGVDLAVAYGIPTGRHDLLAAAVTLRAPVAAADFTAAFPQAGPDLIRIVDEIAANPYARLLTAGLRAEGVPEENGGIAYYRDVAGEYRPLTDAAREILRAR from the coding sequence ATGGCCGGTGTGACGTCCCTGTTCAAGGCACCGGCGCCCAAGGACCTCGCCCGTTTCGGGACGCGACTCGCCCGCGGGCTGACCGCCACCGCGCAGAATGTGCTGGAGGTCGCCAGGTTCGGGGGGTTGCGCACCGACGAGCAGGCGTCACCGCACGAGATAGCCGCCGAGCAGCGCGTCTACCGCCTGCGCAGGTACTTCCCCGAGGCGATGGGCGACAGGCCCGTGGTGCTGCTCGTGCCCCCGCTGATGCTCACCGCCGAGATCTACGACATCGCCCCCACCGCGAGCGCCGTCGGCGTCCTGCACGACCTGGGCGTCGATCCCTGGGTCGTCGACTTCGGCCACCCCGAGGACGAACCGGGCGGCCTCCAGCGCGACATCAGCGACCACGTCCTGGCCATCAGCGACGCGATCGACCGGATCCAGGAGATCACCGGCCGGGACGTCCACCTCGGCGGGTATTCCCAGGGCGGCATGTTCGCCTACCAGACCGCCGCGTACCGTCGCAGCCAGGGCATCGAGTCCCTGATCACCTTCGGCAGCCCCGCCGACCTGGACGCCGCGAACCCGTTCGGCGTCCCGACGTGGGTGCCGCGCCAGCCGTTCGTGGACCTGCTCGGCAGCCTCCCGGACCTGTCGATCCCCGGCTGGGTGACCCGCGTCGGCTTCCAGGTCCTCAGTCCCACCAAGTCGGTGCGCAACCGGCTGGAGTTCCTGCTCCAGCTGCACGACCGGGAGATCCTCGCGCCGCGCGAGCGGCAGCGCAGGTTCATGCAGGGCGAGGGCTGGGTGGCCTGGCCCGGCCCGGCGCTCGCGGAGTTCCTGCGCCAGTTCGTCGCGCACAACCGGATGCTGCGCGGCGGGTTCGTCATCGGCGACCGGCTCAGCTCCCTCGCCGACATCACCTGCCCGGTCCTGGCGTTCGTCGGCGAGGTCGACGAGATCGCGCCGACCGCGATGGTCCGCGGGATCGTCCGGGCCGCGCCGCGCGCCGAGGTGTACGAGGCGGCCCAGCGGACCGGACACTTCGGGCTCGTCGCCGGGTCGCACGCGGCGGGGACGACCTGGCCGATCGTCGCCTCCTGGGTGCACTGGCGCTCGGGCGAGGGGATGATCCCGAAGGAGATCGGCCCCGTGCGGGACGAGGAGCAGGGCATGCGCGGCAAGGTCGGCTACGGCCTCGAACTCGCCGTGCAGGTCGGCACCGGGGCCGTCAGGTCCGCGGCCGGGACCCTGGCGACCGCGGTGCACGCGCTCGTCGGGCTCGGCGAGGAGGCGGCCGAGCTGCTGCCGCGGCTGCGCAGGCTGGAGCGGATCGAGCCGGACACCCGCATGTCGTTCGGCCTCCTGCTGGACGAGCAGGCGCGCAAGCGCCCCGACGAGGTCCTGTTCCTGTACGAGGACAGGGCGCACACCAGGATCGCGGCGGAGCGCAGGATCGACGCGGTCGTGCGCGGCCTGCTGTCGCTCGGCGTCCGCCAGGGCGAGCACGTCGGGGTGCTCATGGCCAACCGGCCGAGCGCGCTGGCGCTGGTCGCGGCGCTCAGCCGGCTCGGCGCGGTCGCGGTGATGCTGCGGCCCGGCGGCGACCTCGCGCTGGAGATGGCGCTCGGCCAGGTGCGGCGGGTCGTCGCCGACCCCGAGCACGCCGGGCTCGTCGACGGAGCCGAGGTGTTCCTGCTCGGCGGCGCCGAGCGCGGCCTCGACGACACCGAGATCGCGGCCGACCTCGACAAGCTGGAGACCGACCTCGTGGAGGTCCCCGGCTGGTACCGGCCCAACCCCGGGCGGGCGGGCGACCTCGCCTTCATCCTCTTCGGCGGTGACGGCAAGGACACGAAGGCCACCCGGGTCACGAACCGCAGATGGGCCCTGTCGGCGTTCGGCACGGCGTCCTCGGCGGCGCTGTCCCCGGCCGACACGGTCTACAGCCTCGCCCCGATCTCGCACCCGTCGACGCTGCTCATGAGCATCGGCGGCGCGATCGCGGGCGGCGCCAGGATCGCGCTGGCCAGCGGTTACGACCCCGCGACGTTCTGGGACGAGGCGCGCCGCTACGGCGTCACCGTCGCGTCCTACACCTGGACGCTCCTGCACGGGCTCGTCGAGGCGCCGCCGCATCCGGGCGAGCGGCACCACTCCGTGCGGCTGTTCATCGGGTCGGGGATGCCGCGCGGCCTGTGGCGGCGCCTGGAGACCAGGCTCGCGCCCGCGCGCGTCCTGGAGTTCTACGCGGCGACCTCGGGTGAGGCGATCATGGTGAACCTGACGGGCAAGAAGCAGGGCGCGGTCGGCCGTCCGCTCCCGGGCAGCGCCCCCGTCCGGATCGCCAGGTACGACGTGGAACGCCAGGAACTCGTGTCCGGCTCCGACGGGTTCGTCGCCGAATGCGGTCCGGACGAGACAGGCCTCCTGCTCGCCGCCGGCGACTCCTCGCCCGACCCGCTGCGCGGCGTGTTCGAGCCGGGCGACTCGTGGATCGCCACCGGCGACCTGTTCCAGCGCGACGCCGACGGCGACCACTGGATGGTCGGCCGGACCGCCGAGGTGGCCAGGACCGCCGCGGGCCCGATCCCGTGCGGCCTGATCCGCGACACGATCGGCGACGTCCCGGGCGTCGACCTGGCCGTCGCCTACGGCATCCCGACGGGGCGGCACGACCTCCTCGCCGCGGCCGTCACGCTGCGCGCGCCCGTCGCCGCCGCCGACTTCACCGCGGCCTTCCCGCAGGCGGGGCCCGACCTCATCCGGATCGTCGACGAGATCGCGGCCAACCCGTACGCGCGCCTGCTCACCGCGGGGCTCCGCGCCGAGGGCGTCCCGGAGGAGAACGGAGGCATCGCCTACTACCGGGACGTGGCGGGCGAGTACCGGCCCCTCACCGACGCCGCCCGGGAGATCCTCCGGGCCCGCTAG
- a CDS encoding phage holin family protein — protein sequence MNFLIRLVINAVALLVATWIVSGVDLTGHDTWSQVWTLAVVALIFGLVNTFLKPVIKVLGCLFYILTLGLFALVVNACLLMFTGWVAEQFHLPFHVSGFWPAFWAAIIISLVSWLLSLFLDPDDRR from the coding sequence GTGAATTTTCTGATCCGTCTCGTCATCAACGCGGTGGCGCTGCTCGTGGCGACCTGGATCGTCAGCGGGGTCGACCTCACCGGGCACGACACCTGGTCCCAGGTGTGGACGCTCGCCGTCGTCGCGCTGATCTTCGGCCTGGTCAACACGTTCCTCAAGCCGGTCATCAAGGTGCTCGGCTGCCTCTTCTACATCCTGACGCTCGGCCTGTTCGCCCTCGTCGTCAACGCCTGCCTGCTGATGTTCACCGGCTGGGTCGCCGAGCAGTTCCACCTGCCGTTCCATGTGTCGGGCTTCTGGCCGGCGTTCTGGGCGGCGATCATCATCAGCCTCGTGAGCTGGCTGCTCAGCCTCTTCCTCGACCCCGACGACCGGCGGTGA
- a CDS encoding TIGR03084 family metal-binding protein, which produces MNQIFNDLRDEYGALDALVSALTPQQWALPTPAPGWTVGHQIAHLAWTDRQALLSATDPERFIAALRSATPDLLEQGADPAQYLPGTPLTAWREARDAAVAALRDVPPGERIPWFGPPMAAPSMATARLMETWAHGLDVADALGVAPAPTHRLRHVAHIAVRARDYAFSVHRQAPPAEPFYVVLTGPSGEQWTWGPSTAAQRVTGTALDFCLLAVRRRHRDDVALNASGPDASRWLDVVQAYAGPPGPGRTPLGAAPAQSSTH; this is translated from the coding sequence GTGAACCAGATCTTCAACGACCTTCGGGACGAATACGGCGCGCTCGACGCGCTCGTCAGCGCGCTCACTCCCCAACAGTGGGCGCTGCCGACCCCCGCGCCCGGCTGGACCGTCGGCCACCAGATCGCGCACCTCGCCTGGACCGACCGGCAGGCCCTCCTGTCGGCCACCGACCCGGAAAGGTTCATCGCGGCTCTGCGCTCGGCCACCCCCGACCTCCTCGAACAGGGCGCCGACCCCGCCCAGTACCTTCCGGGCACCCCGCTCACCGCGTGGCGCGAAGCCCGCGACGCCGCCGTCGCCGCGCTGCGCGACGTGCCGCCCGGCGAGCGCATCCCCTGGTTCGGCCCGCCGATGGCCGCCCCGAGCATGGCCACCGCCCGCCTCATGGAGACCTGGGCGCACGGCCTCGACGTCGCCGACGCCCTGGGCGTCGCCCCCGCGCCGACCCACCGGCTCCGGCACGTCGCGCACATCGCCGTCCGGGCCCGCGACTACGCCTTCTCCGTCCACCGGCAGGCCCCGCCCGCCGAACCGTTCTACGTCGTGCTGACCGGGCCGTCGGGCGAGCAGTGGACCTGGGGGCCGAGCACCGCCGCCCAGCGCGTCACCGGGACCGCACTCGACTTCTGCCTCCTCGCCGTCCGCCGCCGCCACCGCGACGACGTCGCCCTCAACGCCTCGGGCCCCGACGCGTCACGCTGGCTCGACGTCGTCCAGGCCTACGCCGGGCCGCCCGGTCCGGGCCGCACGCCCCTCGGCGCCGCCCCGGCGCAATCGAGTACGCACTAG
- a CDS encoding winged helix-turn-helix transcriptional regulator — protein sequence MFASQDPDPRLAAARTAPHPCASWPDNGQGIRDTIDRVGDKWSILVIGILGSGPLRFGALYEQVPGISQRMLTLTLRHLERDGLVTRTSYPEMPPRVEYALTPLGEGMRETAYAFVQWATDHNPEIEAARLAYDTRTTR from the coding sequence ATGTTCGCAAGCCAAGATCCAGACCCGCGCCTGGCAGCGGCCCGTACCGCGCCGCACCCCTGCGCGTCCTGGCCCGACAACGGCCAGGGCATCCGCGACACCATCGACCGCGTCGGCGACAAATGGTCCATCCTCGTGATCGGCATCCTCGGCTCCGGCCCCCTGCGCTTCGGTGCCCTCTACGAACAGGTCCCGGGCATCTCCCAGCGGATGCTCACCCTGACCTTGCGCCACCTGGAACGCGACGGCCTGGTCACCCGCACCTCCTACCCCGAGATGCCGCCCCGCGTCGAATACGCACTCACCCCCCTCGGCGAGGGCATGCGCGAGACCGCCTACGCCTTCGTCCAATGGGCCACCGACCACAACCCCGAGATCGAAGCCGCCCGCCTCGCCTATGACACGAGAACCACCAGGTAG
- a CDS encoding ion channel protein, whose protein sequence is MTRAARRLLPLLPPAILVGVVSAVVLIGATELAHLLEHWLWQPQGAWWTVVVLTAGGLLTGLIVRFTPGHAGHDPATEGLAGAPPLPVSAVPGVLAALFVTLAFGVSLGPEAPTIAANVALAAWFGKRVMPKAPVAVWVGLALAGTLGAMFATPIAAALLLSEVPSKEGDAPLWDRMAAPLLAAAAGALTVRFLNPSMEFTLDVPAYAPGAGDLVTASVVGCVACLIGMGMVHLFPHFHRIAHSARNTVLLLTLGGVVLGVLGVIGGRITLFKGLDQMKQLASDPGAYSMPQLVLIIVVKCLALLVAASAGFRGGRIFPSAFIGVAVGVLAAALPWPGMPLALAVAAGSMGACVAVSRSGWLSLFLGVVLGGSVALVPVLCVAILPAWLIATGRPEMRVDVTAPASAPGRAPG, encoded by the coding sequence GTGACCCGCGCCGCGCGCCGGCTGCTCCCGCTCCTCCCGCCCGCGATCCTGGTCGGGGTGGTGAGCGCGGTGGTGCTCATCGGGGCGACCGAGCTCGCGCATCTGCTGGAGCACTGGCTGTGGCAGCCGCAGGGGGCCTGGTGGACCGTCGTGGTCCTGACCGCCGGCGGCCTGCTGACCGGGCTCATCGTGCGCTTCACACCGGGCCACGCCGGGCACGACCCGGCGACCGAGGGACTGGCCGGGGCTCCCCCGCTGCCGGTGTCCGCGGTGCCGGGCGTGCTCGCCGCCCTGTTCGTCACGCTGGCGTTCGGGGTGAGCCTCGGCCCGGAGGCTCCGACGATCGCCGCGAACGTCGCGCTGGCCGCCTGGTTCGGCAAGCGGGTGATGCCGAAGGCGCCGGTGGCGGTCTGGGTCGGGCTCGCGCTCGCCGGAACGCTCGGCGCGATGTTCGCGACCCCGATCGCCGCCGCGCTGCTGCTGTCGGAGGTGCCCTCGAAGGAGGGCGACGCCCCGCTGTGGGACCGGATGGCCGCGCCGCTGCTCGCCGCCGCCGCGGGCGCGCTGACGGTGCGCTTCCTCAACCCTTCGATGGAGTTCACCCTGGACGTCCCGGCCTACGCGCCGGGGGCCGGCGACCTCGTCACGGCCTCCGTCGTCGGGTGCGTCGCGTGCCTCATCGGGATGGGGATGGTCCACCTGTTCCCGCACTTCCACCGGATCGCGCATTCGGCGCGCAACACCGTGCTGCTGCTGACGCTCGGCGGCGTCGTCCTCGGCGTCCTCGGCGTGATCGGCGGCCGGATCACCCTGTTCAAGGGGCTCGACCAGATGAAGCAGCTCGCGTCGGACCCTGGCGCCTACTCGATGCCGCAGCTCGTCCTCATCATCGTCGTGAAGTGCCTGGCGCTGCTCGTCGCGGCGTCCGCCGGGTTCCGCGGCGGCCGGATCTTCCCGAGCGCGTTCATCGGCGTCGCGGTCGGGGTGCTCGCGGCGGCGCTGCCGTGGCCCGGCATGCCGCTGGCGCTCGCGGTCGCGGCGGGCTCGATGGGGGCGTGCGTCGCGGTGTCGCGCAGCGGGTGGCTGAGCCTGTTCCTCGGGGTGGTGCTCGGCGGGAGCGTGGCGCTGGTGCCGGTGCTGTGCGTGGCGATCCTGCCCGCCTGGCTGATCGCCACCGGGCGGCCCGAGATGCGCGTCGATGTCACCGCTCCCGCATCCGCCCCCGGGCGTGCGCCAGGATGA
- a CDS encoding alpha/beta hydrolase yields MDRVTLLIERHAQASLRARAVNASARAVSTRLLARVPVGPIDFKRAAAIDRLAGKVPPPRGTRVDRVELDGFGAEWVHGRGVGRDRSKVILYFHGGGWISCGLNTHRRMVARLSEAAGIPALSVDYRMLPDVTFAEEALDCLSAYTWLLDQGVAPENVVFSGDSAGGYMTFATALLAREAGLPLPAALIALSPMLDMDLTAKAAHPAAALDAFSVMPLLDVFVTEILGGLDPHDPTVSPINADLTGLPPSYICCSSSEVLVSDAEVMARRLADAGVPATLQTWAGQLHVFPMFGGLLPESKAAIATYGGWVREALARTVADAEEAAS; encoded by the coding sequence ATGGATCGCGTGACGCTGCTCATCGAACGGCACGCGCAGGCCAGCCTGCGCGCCCGCGCCGTCAACGCGAGCGCGCGCGCCGTCTCCACACGGCTGCTCGCCCGCGTGCCGGTAGGGCCCATCGACTTCAAGCGCGCGGCGGCCATCGACAGGCTCGCCGGGAAGGTCCCGCCGCCGAGGGGCACCCGCGTCGACCGGGTGGAACTCGACGGGTTCGGCGCCGAATGGGTGCACGGCAGGGGCGTCGGCCGGGACAGGTCGAAAGTGATCCTCTACTTCCACGGCGGAGGCTGGATCTCCTGCGGGCTCAACACGCACCGGCGTATGGTCGCCCGCCTATCGGAGGCCGCGGGGATCCCCGCCCTGTCCGTCGACTACCGGATGCTGCCCGACGTCACCTTCGCCGAGGAAGCCCTCGACTGCCTCTCCGCCTACACCTGGCTCCTCGACCAGGGCGTCGCCCCGGAGAACGTCGTCTTCTCCGGCGACTCCGCGGGCGGCTACATGACGTTCGCGACCGCCCTCCTCGCCCGTGAGGCGGGGCTGCCGCTCCCGGCCGCGCTCATCGCGCTGTCGCCCATGCTCGACATGGACCTCACCGCCAAGGCCGCCCACCCCGCCGCCGCGCTCGACGCGTTCAGCGTCATGCCGCTCCTCGACGTCTTCGTCACCGAGATCCTCGGCGGCCTCGACCCGCACGACCCCACGGTCTCCCCCATCAACGCCGACCTCACCGGGCTGCCCCCGTCCTACATCTGCTGCAGCTCCAGCGAGGTGCTGGTGAGCGACGCCGAGGTGATGGCGCGGCGGCTCGCCGACGCCGGCGTCCCGGCGACCCTCCAGACCTGGGCGGGCCAGCTCCACGTCTTCCCCATGTTCGGCGGGCTCCTCCCGGAGTCCAAGGCCGCGATCGCCACCTACGGCGGCTGGGTGCGCGAAGCGCTCGCCCGGACCGTCGCCGACGCGGAGGAGGCCGCCTCGTGA
- a CDS encoding potassium channel family protein, whose product MAVSVPRRVRVWGEAFLAFFGGAIVYFAVPVKPQDIESGFVLRGILLFLSLSLVTAVLIRQGQRVTREGRLPAEQIALLLSMVDLVIVFFALIYYARSAEFSGIATRLDALYFTVSTLCTVGFGDIVPIGQWARIITTVQMIFDLVIVTSLITIILAHARGRMRER is encoded by the coding sequence ATGGCGGTGAGCGTGCCGCGCAGGGTACGGGTGTGGGGCGAGGCGTTCCTCGCGTTCTTCGGCGGGGCGATCGTCTATTTCGCGGTGCCCGTCAAGCCCCAGGACATCGAGTCGGGCTTCGTGCTGCGCGGGATCCTGCTGTTCCTGTCGCTCAGCCTGGTCACCGCGGTCCTCATCCGGCAGGGCCAGAGGGTGACGCGGGAAGGGCGGCTCCCCGCAGAGCAGATCGCGCTGCTGCTCAGCATGGTCGACCTCGTCATCGTCTTCTTCGCGCTCATCTACTACGCGCGCTCAGCGGAGTTCAGCGGCATCGCCACCCGTCTCGACGCCCTCTACTTCACCGTCTCGACGCTCTGCACGGTCGGCTTCGGCGACATCGTCCCGATCGGGCAGTGGGCGCGGATCATCACCACCGTTCAGATGATCTTCGACCTGGTCATCGTGACCTCGCTCATCACCATCATCCTGGCGCACGCCCGGGGGCGGATGCGGGAGCGGTGA
- a CDS encoding SDR family NAD(P)-dependent oxidoreductase: protein MSSTIAVVGAGPGLGRAIARRFGAAGHPVALISRTRAKLQPIADSLAAEGITAGVYPADVTDASALTGALESAAADLGPIGVLSYSPAATWTHDGGGLPDTAALGYTAALETTPESARAQFDLIVGGALTAAAAVLPAMREAGEGALLFTTGASTFLPIPALGNAAIAQAGLRQWANTVQGDLAAEGVYVGHLCVGVAIVPGGGEGDPDALADRWYRLFQARDAFEATVGF, encoded by the coding sequence ATGTCCTCCACCATCGCCGTCGTCGGTGCCGGACCCGGCCTGGGCCGGGCGATCGCCCGCAGGTTCGGCGCGGCCGGCCACCCGGTCGCGCTGATCTCCCGGACTCGGGCCAAGCTCCAGCCGATCGCCGACTCCCTGGCCGCCGAGGGGATCACCGCGGGGGTCTACCCGGCCGACGTCACCGACGCCTCCGCCCTGACCGGCGCGCTGGAGTCCGCCGCCGCCGACCTCGGCCCGATCGGCGTCCTGTCCTACAGCCCCGCCGCCACCTGGACCCACGACGGCGGCGGGCTCCCCGACACCGCCGCGCTCGGGTACACCGCAGCGCTGGAGACCACCCCGGAATCGGCCCGCGCCCAGTTCGACCTGATCGTCGGCGGCGCGCTCACCGCCGCCGCGGCGGTCCTGCCCGCGATGCGCGAGGCCGGGGAGGGCGCCCTGCTGTTCACCACGGGCGCCTCGACGTTCCTCCCGATCCCGGCGCTCGGCAACGCCGCCATCGCCCAGGCGGGCCTGCGCCAGTGGGCGAACACCGTCCAAGGGGACCTCGCCGCCGAAGGCGTCTACGTCGGCCACCTGTGCGTCGGCGTCGCGATCGTGCCCGGCGGCGGCGAAGGCGACCCGGACGCCCTCGCCGACCGCTGGTACCGCCTCTTCCAGGCCCGCGACGCCTTCGAGGCCACCGTCGGCTTCTGA
- a CDS encoding PucR family transcriptional regulator codes for MGALGLIERNQTHREVVGMAARRLSDDTPELAARLLKRIRAHCPAAARLVPEAEQFESVKLGLSYGLATIPEPGPERRELVQAARTGRRRAAQGVPLDEVVKSYHLSVQLVWDELVRIVREDSPQRLDLLMRSSMHIWAGIERQADVAAEAYREAQADQVRFADERARLLLGELLETNAPEQPLIDAVRDTLGLEETGSYAVAVTRYARLRRGARQPDTMAGARVVWSAGTDGDIAVVALRGDGLGKVAEALEAAVQGPVGLSPAVTGLTSLAFARRLAETALAGRRPDQRGVVALDDHLLRSFVKAAPDLAELLRRQIMTDVLALPSHESTALLDTLACWLEVGSTAEAARRLYCHRNTVLNRLRRLEQVTGRKLDEPRDVVLLALALESVKSR; via the coding sequence ATGGGCGCACTCGGACTCATCGAACGGAACCAGACGCATCGTGAGGTCGTCGGCATGGCGGCACGGCGGCTCAGCGACGACACCCCGGAACTCGCCGCGCGGCTCCTCAAGCGCATCCGGGCGCACTGCCCGGCGGCGGCCCGGCTCGTGCCCGAGGCCGAGCAGTTCGAATCGGTCAAGCTGGGCCTCTCCTACGGCCTCGCGACGATCCCCGAACCCGGCCCGGAACGGCGCGAACTCGTCCAGGCGGCGAGGACCGGCCGCCGCCGCGCCGCCCAGGGCGTCCCCCTCGACGAGGTCGTGAAGTCCTACCACCTGTCCGTCCAGCTCGTCTGGGACGAACTCGTCAGGATCGTCAGGGAGGACTCGCCGCAGCGGCTCGACCTGCTGATGCGCAGCAGCATGCACATCTGGGCCGGGATCGAGCGGCAGGCCGACGTCGCCGCCGAGGCCTACCGCGAGGCCCAGGCCGACCAGGTGCGGTTCGCCGACGAACGGGCCCGCCTTCTGCTCGGCGAGCTCCTGGAGACGAACGCGCCGGAGCAGCCCCTCATCGACGCCGTCCGCGACACCCTCGGCCTCGAAGAGACGGGTTCGTACGCCGTCGCCGTCACCCGGTACGCCAGGCTCCGGCGCGGCGCCCGCCAGCCCGACACGATGGCGGGCGCCCGCGTCGTCTGGTCGGCCGGGACCGACGGCGACATCGCGGTCGTCGCGCTGCGCGGCGACGGCCTCGGCAAGGTCGCCGAAGCACTGGAGGCCGCCGTGCAGGGGCCGGTCGGGCTGAGCCCCGCCGTCACCGGGCTCACCTCCCTGGCGTTCGCGCGGCGCCTCGCCGAGACCGCGCTCGCCGGGCGCAGGCCCGACCAGCGCGGGGTCGTCGCCCTCGACGACCACCTGCTGCGCTCGTTCGTCAAGGCCGCGCCCGACCTCGCCGAGCTGCTGCGCCGCCAGATCATGACCGACGTGCTCGCGCTGCCCTCGCACGAGTCGACCGCCCTGCTCGACACGCTGGCCTGCTGGCTGGAGGTCGGCTCCACCGCGGAGGCCGCGCGGCGCCTGTACTGCCACCGCAACACGGTCCTGAACCGGCTGCGCCGCCTGGAGCAGGTCACCGGCCGCAAGCTCGACGAGCCCCGCGACGTCGTCCTGCTGGCGCTCGCCCTGGAGTCGGTCAAGTCCCGCTGA
- a CDS encoding alpha/beta hydrolase family protein — protein MRAAWRAAGRIALVLGVLVGIHLPGAPVLAATGGSGPYPADYETTLRLPGHTVYRPASLPTGVKLPIVAWGNGACRADGTWFENILKEFASHGFLVIANGRPGGFGQTDADMLIDAIDWAVAENTRLGSRYRGKIDTTKVAVMGQSCGGLEAYEASADPRVTTTGIFNSGMLDDADNVRLTRLHGPIVYLVGGPDDIAYPNALDDWARLPAGLPAFMGNLDVGHMATYAEPNGGEFGRVGSAWLKWRLKGDAAAKSLFVGPNCGLCGTAWDVRQKNLS, from the coding sequence ATGCGAGCAGCGTGGAGAGCGGCGGGGCGGATCGCCCTGGTGCTCGGGGTGCTGGTGGGGATTCACCTGCCCGGAGCGCCCGTTCTGGCGGCGACCGGAGGGTCGGGGCCCTATCCCGCGGACTACGAGACGACACTGAGGCTGCCCGGCCACACCGTGTACCGGCCCGCGAGCCTGCCCACGGGGGTGAAGCTGCCGATCGTGGCGTGGGGCAACGGGGCGTGCCGAGCCGACGGGACGTGGTTCGAGAACATCCTGAAGGAGTTCGCGTCGCACGGGTTCCTGGTGATCGCCAACGGACGGCCCGGCGGGTTCGGGCAGACCGACGCCGACATGCTCATCGACGCGATCGACTGGGCCGTCGCCGAGAACACCCGCCTCGGCAGCAGGTACCGGGGCAAGATCGACACCACGAAAGTCGCCGTGATGGGCCAGTCATGCGGCGGTCTGGAAGCCTACGAGGCCTCCGCCGACCCGAGGGTGACCACCACCGGCATCTTCAACAGCGGCATGCTCGACGACGCCGACAACGTCCGGCTCACCCGCCTGCACGGGCCCATCGTCTACCTCGTCGGCGGCCCCGACGACATCGCCTACCCCAACGCGCTCGACGACTGGGCGCGGCTCCCCGCAGGGCTGCCCGCCTTCATGGGCAACCTCGACGTAGGCCACATGGCCACCTACGCGGAACCGAACGGCGGTGAGTTCGGCAGGGTCGGCTCAGCTTGGCTGAAGTGGCGGCTCAAGGGCGACGCCGCGGCCAAGTCCCTCTTCGTCGGCCCGAACTGCGGCCTTTGCGGCACGGCCTGGGACGTCCGCCAGAAGAACCTGTCTTAA
- a CDS encoding RNA-binding S4 domain-containing protein: MGSEAGTVRVDSWIWAVRLLRTRSAAGDACRGGHVRVNGARAKPAQAVRVGDEVRVKVEGRERIVIVGRLIVKRVGAPVAVECYEDKSPPPPPKEMTGPVGIRDRGTGRPSKRERRSIEKLFGRTTQ; the protein is encoded by the coding sequence ATGGGAAGTGAGGCTGGGACGGTCCGGGTCGACAGCTGGATCTGGGCCGTGCGGTTGCTGCGGACGCGGTCGGCGGCGGGGGACGCGTGCCGGGGCGGGCATGTGCGGGTGAACGGGGCGCGGGCGAAGCCGGCGCAGGCGGTGCGGGTCGGCGACGAGGTCAGGGTCAAGGTCGAGGGGCGTGAGCGGATCGTCATCGTGGGGCGGCTCATCGTCAAGCGGGTGGGGGCGCCCGTCGCGGTCGAGTGCTACGAGGACAAGTCGCCGCCTCCCCCGCCGAAGGAGATGACGGGCCCGGTGGGCATCCGCGACCGGGGCACGGGACGGCCGTCGAAGCGGGAGCGGCGCAGCATCGAGAAGCTCTTCGGACGAACCACCCAGTGA